A stretch of the Mycolicibacterium celeriflavum genome encodes the following:
- a CDS encoding enoyl-CoA hydratase — protein MIGVTRDGHVMTLEMQRAERRNALNVELVDALREAVEKAAAEDVRAIVLTGAGHVFSAGADLSDPSSVAEQLPDKAKDLNLAIDKAPVPVIGAINGPAIGAGVILSMICDLRVVAPDAYFQFPVAKYGLALDNWSIRRLTSLVGAGRARGMLLAAERLTADAALQTGMANRIGTLADAEEWAAEIAGFAPLALQHAKRVLNDDGAYEDPRPEHKELFDKAWASQDVIEAQVARIEKRPPRFQGA, from the coding sequence ATGATTGGTGTCACCCGCGACGGCCACGTGATGACCTTGGAGATGCAACGCGCCGAGCGACGCAACGCGCTGAACGTCGAGCTGGTCGATGCCCTACGGGAGGCGGTCGAGAAGGCCGCGGCCGAAGACGTGCGCGCGATCGTGCTCACCGGTGCGGGCCACGTCTTCAGCGCCGGTGCCGACCTCTCCGACCCGTCGAGCGTGGCCGAGCAGCTGCCGGACAAGGCCAAGGACCTGAACCTCGCGATCGACAAGGCGCCGGTGCCGGTGATCGGCGCGATCAACGGTCCCGCGATCGGGGCCGGGGTCATCCTCTCGATGATCTGCGACCTGCGCGTCGTCGCACCCGATGCGTACTTCCAGTTTCCCGTCGCCAAATATGGCCTGGCGCTTGACAACTGGAGCATCCGGCGGCTGACCTCACTGGTCGGGGCAGGTCGGGCGCGGGGCATGCTGCTGGCCGCCGAGCGGCTCACCGCCGACGCCGCGCTGCAGACCGGGATGGCCAACCGCATCGGTACGCTCGCCGACGCCGAGGAGTGGGCCGCGGAGATCGCCGGGTTCGCGCCGCTGGCGCTGCAGCACGCCAAGCGGGTGCTCAACGACGACGGCGCCTACGAGGACCCGCGGCCCGAACACAAGGAACTGTTCGACAAAGCGTGGGCCAGCCAGGACGTCATCGAGGCGCAGGTCGCGCGCATCGAGAAGCGTCCCCCGAGGTTCCAGGGCGCCTGA
- a CDS encoding SDR family NAD(P)-dependent oxidoreductase — protein MVQVAIVTGASSGIGFGCATKLAEAGMAIVGTGRDEDRLSALEKAIGDHDRVATVAVDLTADEAPQRIVQTALDRWGRVDFLINNAGVGSPKPLHETDDESLDYFLGVMLRAPFRLAREVVVHMKPGSAIINITSTFSVVGGLRGGAYSAAKGGLTSLTRHIACQYGPQGIRCNAVAPGVTVTPMVATRLEDSRFRKINTEMTPYPRLGEVNDIASTVAFLCSEGASFINGQEIVVDGGWTSTKYLSDFALNSDWVQS, from the coding sequence ATGGTTCAGGTAGCGATCGTGACGGGCGCCAGCAGCGGCATCGGATTCGGCTGCGCGACCAAGTTGGCCGAGGCCGGCATGGCGATCGTGGGCACCGGACGCGACGAGGATCGGCTCTCCGCACTGGAAAAGGCGATCGGCGATCACGATCGCGTCGCGACGGTCGCGGTCGATCTCACCGCCGACGAGGCGCCGCAACGTATCGTGCAGACCGCGCTGGACCGGTGGGGCCGCGTCGACTTCCTGATCAACAACGCCGGCGTCGGCAGCCCTAAACCGTTGCACGAGACCGATGACGAATCGCTCGACTATTTCCTCGGCGTGATGCTGCGGGCGCCGTTCCGGTTGGCGCGCGAGGTGGTCGTCCACATGAAGCCCGGGTCGGCGATAATCAACATCACCTCGACCTTCTCGGTCGTGGGCGGTCTGCGGGGCGGCGCGTACTCGGCCGCCAAGGGCGGGCTGACGTCGCTGACCAGACACATCGCGTGTCAGTATGGGCCACAAGGCATCCGGTGCAACGCCGTCGCACCGGGCGTGACCGTGACGCCGATGGTCGCGACGCGTCTGGAGGATTCGCGGTTCCGCAAGATCAACACCGAGATGACACCGTATCCGCGGCTGGGCGAGGTCAACGACATCGCGAGCACGGTGGCGTTCCTGTGTTCGGAGGGTGCGAGCTTCATCAACGGCCAGGAGATCGTCGTGGACGGCGGCTGGACGTCGACCAAATACCTGTCGGATTTCGCCCTCAACTCGGATTGGGTACAGAGTTGA
- a CDS encoding serine hydrolase domain-containing protein, with product MNALARVAVVGLLLVAGCAADPAEPGPPASPTAPSDVPPPLAVALPLPENAVADAVAQLDGMAEDLMKKSGIPGMAVAVVHGGKTVYAKGFGVKDVAAHADQQNRVDADTVFQLASVSKSLSATVAARQVGVNAISWDTPIVSELPWFALSDRAVTPMVTIGDMMSHRSGLPDHAGDTLEDLGFDRRQVLERLRQLPLDPFRISYAYTNFGFTAGAEAVAVNANKPWELLADEVLFDPLGMGATSYRFTDYEASANRAVGHIHVDDRYEPSYVRDADAEAPAGGASSSVNDMTRWLAMVLADGKHEGKQIVDAKALLAALTPQIVSNRATEPAMRSGFYGFGFNVGTTSAARIQISHSGAFELGAGTNFLILPSADVAIVALTNATPSGVPESLTAQFADLVQFGEVREDWYGLYGGIFAEMEKPVGSLVGKQPPANPAPAAPLPSYIGTYVNGYWGPARVAEKDGTLRLTLGDKLDVPLIHWSGNTFTFEFVSENAPPGTVSTAVFDGNKLVLEYFDTFNKGTFVK from the coding sequence ATGAACGCACTGGCCAGGGTGGCTGTCGTGGGATTGCTGCTCGTCGCCGGTTGCGCGGCGGATCCGGCTGAACCTGGGCCCCCCGCTTCGCCGACCGCACCGTCCGACGTCCCGCCACCGCTGGCGGTCGCGCTGCCGCTGCCCGAGAACGCGGTGGCCGACGCCGTCGCACAACTCGACGGCATGGCCGAGGACCTGATGAAGAAATCGGGCATCCCCGGCATGGCCGTGGCCGTGGTGCACGGCGGAAAAACCGTGTACGCGAAAGGGTTCGGGGTCAAGGACGTCGCAGCGCACGCGGACCAGCAGAACCGAGTCGACGCCGACACCGTCTTCCAGCTCGCCTCGGTGTCCAAGTCGTTGTCGGCGACGGTGGCCGCGCGCCAGGTCGGCGTGAACGCGATCAGCTGGGACACCCCGATCGTCTCCGAGCTGCCGTGGTTCGCGCTGTCGGACCGAGCGGTCACGCCGATGGTCACCATCGGGGACATGATGTCGCACCGCTCCGGGCTGCCAGACCACGCCGGCGACACGCTCGAGGACCTCGGCTTCGACCGCAGGCAGGTGCTCGAGCGGCTCCGTCAGCTGCCCTTGGATCCGTTCCGAATTTCCTACGCCTACACCAACTTCGGGTTCACCGCGGGCGCCGAGGCGGTCGCGGTGAACGCCAACAAGCCGTGGGAACTGCTGGCCGACGAGGTGCTGTTCGATCCGCTCGGCATGGGGGCGACGAGCTACCGGTTCACCGACTACGAGGCCAGCGCGAACCGCGCCGTCGGCCACATCCACGTCGATGACCGCTATGAACCGTCCTACGTGCGTGACGCCGACGCGGAAGCGCCTGCGGGCGGGGCGAGTTCGTCGGTCAACGACATGACCCGCTGGTTGGCGATGGTGTTGGCCGACGGCAAGCACGAGGGCAAGCAGATCGTCGACGCGAAAGCGCTGCTGGCCGCGCTCACCCCGCAGATCGTGTCCAACCGGGCGACCGAACCCGCGATGCGTTCGGGGTTCTACGGTTTCGGCTTCAACGTCGGAACCACCTCTGCGGCCCGTATCCAGATCAGCCACTCCGGCGCGTTCGAGCTCGGCGCGGGAACGAATTTCCTCATCCTGCCGTCGGCCGACGTCGCGATCGTCGCGCTGACCAACGCTACGCCCTCGGGCGTGCCCGAGTCGCTGACGGCGCAGTTCGCCGACCTCGTGCAGTTCGGCGAGGTACGCGAGGACTGGTACGGCCTGTACGGCGGGATCTTCGCCGAGATGGAGAAGCCCGTCGGTTCGCTGGTCGGCAAGCAACCGCCCGCCAACCCCGCACCGGCCGCACCGCTGCCGTCGTACATCGGCACCTACGTCAACGGCTACTGGGGGCCGGCGAGGGTCGCCGAGAAGGACGGCACGCTGCGGTTGACGCTCGGCGACAAACTCGATGTGCCGCTGATCCACTGGAGTGGCAACACGTTCACGTTCGAGTTCGTCAGCGAGAACGCGCCGCCCGGAACGGTTTCCACCGCGGTGTTCGACGGGAACAAACTCGTGCTGGAGTATTTCGACACGTTCAACAAGGGGACGTTCGTCAAGTGA
- a CDS encoding type II toxin-antitoxin system Rv0910 family toxin produces the protein MAKLSVSVDVPLPPEQAWACASDLARYKEWLSIHRVWRSKLPETLEKGTTLESIVEVKGMPNRIKWTIVHYRPPEAMTLNGDGVGGVKVKLMGKVKPSGEGSTVTFDVHLGGPALFGPIGMVVAGALKGDIRESLNKFKSVFAPVQ, from the coding sequence ATGGCCAAGCTTTCCGTCTCCGTCGACGTCCCATTGCCGCCGGAGCAGGCATGGGCGTGCGCGTCGGACCTCGCGCGCTACAAGGAGTGGCTGAGCATCCACCGGGTTTGGCGCAGCAAGCTGCCCGAGACCCTGGAGAAGGGCACCACGCTGGAGTCCATCGTCGAGGTCAAGGGCATGCCCAACCGGATCAAGTGGACCATCGTCCACTACCGGCCGCCCGAAGCGATGACGCTCAACGGCGACGGTGTGGGTGGGGTGAAGGTCAAGCTGATGGGCAAGGTCAAACCGTCGGGCGAAGGTTCGACGGTCACGTTCGACGTGCACCTCGGCGGACCCGCGCTGTTCGGCCCGATCGGCATGGTGGTCGCAGGCGCGCTCAAGGGCGACATTCGCGAGTCGCTGAACAAGTTCAAGTCGGTGTTCGCCCCGGTTCAATAG
- a CDS encoding cation-translocating P-type ATPase, with protein sequence MQASGLTDSEVAQRIAEGKTNDVPTRAARSVSDIVRANVFTRINAILGVLLLIVLSTGSVINGAFGLLIIANSAIGIIQEVRAKRTLDKLAIVGQAKPLVRRQSGTKAVTPAEVVLDDIIELGPGDQIVVDGEIVEEANLEVDESLLTGEADPIAKDPGDTVMSGSFVVAGSGAYRATKVGREAYAAKLAEEASKFTLVNSELRSGINKILQFITYLLIPAGLLIIYTQLFTTGAGWRESVLRMVGALVPMVPEGLVLMTSIAFAVGVVRLGRRQCLVNELPAIEGLARVDVVCADKTGTLTENGMRVADLQRLDEADVGNILAQLAADDPRPNASMAAIGEAYKMPPGWTATAAAPFKSATKWSGASYGVHGNWVIGAPDVLLAPGSPVADQAEQIGAAGLRVLLLGASDLPVDHPDAPGRVTPAALVVLEQRIRPDAHDTLNYFASQKVSIKVISGDNAVSVGAVAGSLGLHGETMDARRLPDAPDALADTLEEYTTFGRVRPDQKRAMVHALQSRGHTVAMTGDGVNDVLALKDADIGVAMGSGSSASRAVAQIVLLDNKFATLPYVVGEGRRVIGNIERVSNLFLTKTVYSVLLAVLVGMAGLSSRFFGTDPLLFPFQPIHVTIAAWFTIGIPAFILSLAPNKERAHPGFVRRVMTAALPSGLVVGVATFASYLAAYQGREATPLEQTQASTAALITLLVAAIWVLAVVARPYQWWRVALVAVSGLAYVVIFSIPMAQELFMLDISNVKTTSIALAIGLVAAAAIEAIWWGQGAVLGEPRRLWSSPVG encoded by the coding sequence ATGCAGGCCAGCGGCCTGACCGATTCGGAAGTCGCGCAACGCATCGCCGAGGGCAAGACCAACGACGTGCCGACGCGGGCCGCGCGCAGCGTCTCCGACATCGTGCGGGCCAACGTGTTCACCAGGATCAACGCGATCCTCGGCGTCCTGTTGCTCATCGTGCTGTCGACCGGGTCGGTGATCAACGGCGCGTTCGGGTTGCTGATCATCGCCAACAGCGCGATCGGCATCATCCAGGAGGTCCGGGCCAAACGGACCCTGGACAAGCTTGCGATTGTCGGACAGGCGAAGCCGTTGGTGCGCAGGCAGTCCGGTACCAAAGCGGTGACACCCGCCGAGGTGGTGCTCGACGACATCATCGAGCTCGGCCCGGGCGACCAGATCGTGGTCGACGGCGAGATCGTCGAGGAGGCCAACCTCGAGGTCGACGAGTCACTGCTCACCGGGGAAGCCGACCCGATCGCGAAAGACCCCGGCGATACGGTGATGTCGGGCAGCTTCGTCGTCGCCGGAAGCGGAGCCTACCGCGCCACCAAGGTCGGCCGGGAAGCGTACGCGGCCAAGCTCGCCGAAGAAGCCAGCAAGTTCACCCTGGTGAACTCCGAACTGCGCAGCGGCATCAACAAGATCCTGCAGTTCATCACCTATCTGCTGATCCCGGCCGGGCTCCTGATCATCTACACCCAGTTGTTCACCACCGGAGCGGGTTGGCGCGAGTCGGTGCTGCGGATGGTGGGCGCGCTGGTGCCGATGGTCCCCGAGGGGCTGGTGCTGATGACGTCGATCGCGTTCGCCGTGGGCGTGGTCCGGTTGGGCCGCAGGCAGTGTCTGGTCAACGAACTACCCGCCATCGAAGGTCTGGCCCGCGTCGACGTGGTCTGCGCCGACAAGACCGGCACGCTGACCGAAAACGGTATGCGGGTCGCGGATCTGCAACGGCTCGACGAAGCCGACGTGGGGAACATCCTGGCCCAACTCGCCGCCGACGACCCACGGCCGAACGCGAGCATGGCGGCCATCGGGGAGGCCTACAAGATGCCGCCGGGCTGGACCGCGACCGCCGCAGCGCCGTTCAAGTCGGCCACCAAGTGGAGCGGCGCCTCGTACGGCGTACACGGCAACTGGGTGATCGGCGCCCCCGACGTGCTGCTCGCGCCCGGGTCGCCGGTCGCCGACCAGGCAGAGCAGATCGGCGCCGCAGGGCTGCGTGTGCTGTTGCTCGGCGCCAGCGACCTTCCCGTCGACCACCCGGACGCACCGGGCCGGGTCACGCCGGCGGCGCTGGTGGTACTCGAGCAGCGGATCCGTCCCGATGCGCACGACACGCTGAATTACTTTGCCAGCCAGAAGGTGTCGATAAAGGTCATCTCCGGCGACAACGCTGTCTCGGTCGGAGCGGTGGCAGGGTCGCTCGGCTTGCACGGTGAGACGATGGACGCCCGTCGGTTGCCCGATGCACCCGACGCCCTGGCCGACACCCTCGAGGAGTACACCACGTTCGGCCGGGTCCGTCCCGACCAGAAGCGGGCCATGGTGCATGCCCTGCAGTCGCGCGGGCACACGGTCGCGATGACCGGAGACGGGGTCAACGACGTGCTGGCGCTGAAGGACGCCGACATCGGCGTCGCAATGGGTTCGGGCAGCTCGGCGTCGCGCGCGGTGGCGCAAATCGTGTTGCTGGACAACAAGTTCGCCACGCTGCCGTACGTGGTCGGTGAGGGCCGGCGGGTGATCGGCAACATCGAACGCGTCTCGAACCTGTTCCTCACCAAGACGGTGTATTCGGTGCTGCTGGCCGTCCTGGTGGGCATGGCCGGTCTGTCTTCCAGGTTCTTCGGCACCGACCCGCTGCTGTTCCCGTTCCAGCCGATCCACGTCACGATCGCGGCGTGGTTCACGATCGGCATCCCGGCGTTCATCCTGTCGCTGGCGCCGAACAAGGAGCGCGCGCACCCGGGGTTCGTGCGCCGGGTGATGACGGCGGCGCTGCCGTCGGGACTGGTGGTGGGCGTCGCGACGTTCGCCTCGTACCTGGCCGCGTACCAGGGTCGCGAGGCCACGCCATTGGAGCAGACGCAGGCGTCGACCGCGGCGCTGATCACGTTGCTGGTCGCGGCGATCTGGGTGCTCGCCGTGGTGGCCAGGCCGTACCAGTGGTGGCGGGTGGCGCTGGTCGCCGTGTCGGGTCTGGCCTACGTGGTGATCTTCTCCATCCCGATGGCGCAGGAGCTGTTCATGCTGGACATCTCCAACGTCAAGACGACATCGATCGCGTTGGCGATCGGCCTGGTGGCTGCCGCGGCGATCGAGGCGATCTGGTGGGGGCAGGGAGCGGTGCTCGGAGAGCCTCGTCGGCTGTGGAGCTCTCCAGTAGGGTGA
- a CDS encoding antitoxin, protein MAFLDKVKNLLAKNADKVDTAIDKAGDMVDKKTQGKYAQHVDKAQDAARNYVNKDNPPAQGTPQPPQNAPQPPQQQPPAAPPTQ, encoded by the coding sequence ATGGCATTCCTCGACAAGGTGAAGAATCTGCTGGCCAAGAACGCCGACAAGGTGGACACCGCAATCGACAAGGCCGGCGACATGGTCGACAAGAAGACCCAGGGCAAATACGCGCAGCACGTTGACAAGGCACAGGACGCGGCCCGCAACTACGTCAACAAGGACAATCCCCCTGCCCAGGGCACCCCGCAGCCGCCGCAGAACGCACCGCAGCCGCCGCAGCAGCAACCCCCGGCGGCCCCGCCCACCCAGTAG
- a CDS encoding acyl-CoA synthetase, producing the protein MNLFAVLDQAASRFGERGAVYHGQRQLQTWTQLRDRSLRLAASLGAPGTRIAVASENRPEIIELMFGVWAAESVYVPVNYKLHPREMVQILEDSGTTQVFASPKIASVLAPETGVPIDVIGSDSYESRFTTTPLAVPPSTDPESLAWLFYTSGTTGKSKGAMLSHRNLMAMTVSHLADFDSPDENCSLVHGAPMSHGSGLYIPPYVLRAARQVIPESGLFEPDEFLDLCEHHPGGSAFLAPTMVQRLVQTGRARPQNLRTIVYGGGPMYVESLKKALAAFGPIFVQLYGQGEAPMTITGLRRRDHLAGDGWADDAVLGSVGYARSGVDVAVLRADGTPVPAGEIGEIVCRGDVVMSGYWNNPEATAATLQDGWLRTGDMGSFDDRGFLTLRDRSKDVVISGGSNIYPREVEEVLLEHPGVVEAGVVGAPDEEWGEVVVAFIVGDVSADELDAHLLERIARFKRPKRYEFIDELPKNSYGKVLKRALRDRLRP; encoded by the coding sequence TTGAACCTGTTTGCGGTGCTCGACCAGGCGGCGAGCCGTTTCGGCGAGCGCGGTGCGGTGTATCACGGTCAGCGGCAACTCCAGACGTGGACTCAGCTGCGGGACCGGTCATTACGGTTGGCCGCCTCGCTCGGCGCGCCCGGCACTCGCATCGCCGTCGCGAGCGAGAACCGGCCGGAGATCATCGAGCTGATGTTCGGGGTGTGGGCGGCCGAATCCGTCTACGTGCCCGTCAACTACAAGCTGCATCCCCGCGAGATGGTGCAGATCCTCGAGGACTCCGGCACGACGCAGGTGTTCGCGTCACCGAAGATCGCCTCGGTGCTCGCGCCGGAAACCGGCGTTCCGATCGACGTGATCGGTAGCGACAGCTATGAAAGCCGGTTTACCACAACCCCGTTGGCGGTGCCCCCGTCGACCGACCCGGAATCGCTGGCGTGGTTGTTCTACACCAGCGGAACCACCGGCAAGTCAAAGGGGGCGATGCTGTCGCACCGCAACCTGATGGCCATGACGGTGTCACATCTGGCTGACTTCGATTCGCCCGACGAGAACTGCAGCCTCGTGCACGGTGCGCCGATGTCGCACGGTTCGGGGCTCTACATCCCGCCGTACGTGCTGCGCGCGGCGCGCCAGGTGATACCCGAGTCGGGGTTGTTCGAACCGGACGAGTTCCTCGACCTGTGCGAACACCATCCCGGCGGCAGCGCTTTCCTGGCGCCGACCATGGTGCAGCGCCTGGTGCAGACCGGGCGCGCCCGTCCACAGAACCTGCGGACGATCGTCTACGGCGGCGGCCCCATGTACGTCGAGAGCCTGAAGAAGGCGCTGGCCGCGTTCGGCCCCATTTTCGTGCAGCTGTACGGCCAAGGGGAGGCGCCGATGACGATCACCGGCCTGCGCCGGCGCGATCACCTCGCCGGTGACGGGTGGGCCGACGATGCGGTGCTCGGATCCGTCGGCTATGCCCGCTCCGGCGTGGACGTTGCGGTGCTACGGGCCGACGGAACACCGGTGCCGGCCGGCGAGATCGGCGAAATCGTCTGCCGCGGTGACGTTGTCATGTCCGGCTATTGGAACAATCCGGAGGCGACGGCGGCGACGCTGCAGGACGGCTGGCTGCGCACCGGCGACATGGGATCGTTCGACGACCGGGGCTTTCTCACGCTGCGCGACCGGTCGAAGGACGTGGTGATCAGCGGTGGCAGCAACATCTATCCCCGCGAGGTGGAGGAGGTGCTGCTCGAACATCCGGGCGTCGTCGAGGCCGGCGTGGTCGGCGCGCCCGACGAGGAGTGGGGCGAGGTCGTGGTGGCGTTCATCGTCGGCGACGTGTCGGCCGACGAACTCGATGCGCACCTCCTCGAACGCATCGCCCGGTTCAAACGCCCGAAGCGCTATGAGTTCATCGACGAGCTGCCGAAGAACAGCTACGGCAAGGTGCTCAAGCGCGCGCTGCGCGATCGGCTGCGTCCCTAG
- a CDS encoding acetyl-coenzyme A carboxylase carboxyl transferase subunits beta/alpha, with product MSRIGALEVRDAVLDPGSYRSWDSPPPAVGASDGYRRALAAAAAKTGLDESVVTGEGAVFGRRVALVVCEFDFLAGSIGVAAAERITTAVQRATAERLPLLASPSSGGTRMQEGTVAFLQMVKIAAAVELHKRAHLPYLVYLRHPTTGGVFASWGSLGHVTGAEPGALIGFLGPRVYEHLYGEPFPEGIQTAENLHRHGVIDGVVPLDAVRRTLNRALKVLADPPDPPPPAPELGPPSDVPAWDSVEASRRPDRPGVGYLLRHGTTDRVLLSGTGQGEAATTLLALARFGGQPAVVLGQQRVVGGMVGPAALREARRGMALAAGLQLPLVLVIDTAGPALTVEAEQGGLAGEIARCLAELVTLDTPTVSVLLGQGSGGPALAMVPADRVLAALHGWLAPLPPEGASAIVFRDLDHAAELAAAQGIRSADLLRDGIVDVVVPEYPDAADEPMQFTQRLSAVIANELHALRSVAGDQRLQARLRRYRRIGL from the coding sequence GTGAGCCGGATCGGTGCCCTGGAGGTGCGCGACGCCGTGCTGGACCCGGGGTCTTATCGGAGCTGGGACAGCCCTCCGCCGGCCGTCGGGGCGAGCGACGGCTACCGGCGGGCCCTGGCCGCCGCGGCTGCCAAGACGGGGCTGGACGAGTCGGTGGTGACCGGCGAAGGAGCCGTGTTCGGTCGCCGGGTGGCGCTGGTGGTGTGCGAGTTCGACTTCCTGGCCGGTTCGATCGGCGTCGCGGCGGCCGAGCGGATCACGACGGCGGTGCAACGGGCGACCGCGGAGCGCCTGCCGCTGCTGGCATCACCGAGTTCGGGCGGCACCCGGATGCAGGAGGGCACGGTCGCGTTCCTGCAGATGGTGAAGATCGCCGCGGCCGTCGAATTGCACAAGCGGGCGCATCTGCCGTATCTGGTGTATCTGCGGCACCCCACCACCGGCGGGGTGTTCGCGTCCTGGGGATCGCTGGGGCACGTGACCGGCGCCGAACCGGGCGCGCTGATCGGTTTCCTCGGGCCGCGGGTGTACGAACACCTCTACGGCGAGCCGTTTCCCGAGGGCATCCAGACGGCCGAGAACCTGCACCGGCACGGCGTCATCGACGGCGTGGTGCCGCTGGACGCGGTGCGCAGAACGCTGAACCGCGCGTTGAAAGTGCTCGCGGACCCGCCGGATCCGCCGCCGCCCGCGCCTGAGCTCGGACCACCGTCCGACGTGCCGGCGTGGGACTCGGTGGAGGCGTCGCGACGGCCGGACCGGCCCGGCGTCGGATACCTGCTGCGGCACGGCACGACCGACCGGGTGTTGCTGTCGGGCACGGGACAGGGCGAGGCGGCGACGACGCTGCTGGCACTGGCTCGGTTCGGCGGTCAGCCGGCCGTGGTGCTCGGGCAACAGCGCGTGGTCGGCGGAATGGTCGGTCCGGCGGCGCTGCGCGAGGCGCGGCGGGGCATGGCGTTGGCCGCGGGTCTGCAACTGCCGCTGGTGCTCGTGATCGACACCGCCGGACCGGCGCTGACCGTCGAGGCCGAACAGGGTGGGCTGGCGGGCGAGATCGCGCGCTGCCTGGCCGAACTGGTCACCCTGGACACCCCGACCGTGTCGGTGCTGCTGGGTCAGGGCAGCGGCGGGCCGGCCCTGGCGATGGTGCCGGCCGACCGGGTGCTGGCCGCGCTGCACGGCTGGTTGGCCCCGCTTCCGCCAGAGGGGGCCAGCGCGATCGTGTTCCGGGATCTCGACCATGCCGCGGAACTGGCTGCCGCGCAGGGCATTCGGTCGGCCGACCTGCTGCGCGACGGCATCGTCGATGTCGTCGTGCCCGAATATCCCGACGCCGCCGATGAACCGATGCAGTTCACGCAGCGGTTGTCGGCGGTGATCGCCAACGAACTGCATGCGCTGCGTTCGGTTGCCGGCGACCAAAGGCTGCAGGCGAGGCTTCGCCGATACCGGCGCATCGGCCTGTGA
- a CDS encoding MBL fold metallo-hydrolase: MIRGALRIGFGTASLLAGGFVLRALRGAPAALGASPAEIEPVARRSPNYRDGEFVNIEPASMMSIDQEQQRLLVRELVGSRGATKPAGPIPVVAPSPTDPASAQLSTCWFGHSSALVELDGYRVLADPVWSRRCSPSQTVGPERMHEVPVPLEALAAVDAIVISHDHYDHLDMETIIGLARTQRAPFVVPLGIGAHLRKWGIPESRIVELDWNESHTIGDLTLVCTPARHFSGRLFSRNTTLWASWVIIGPRHRAFFGGDTGYTKSFGQIGTDHGPFDLTLLPVGAYHPAWPDIHMNPEDAVRAHLDVAEADKGLLVPIHWATFRLAPHPWAEPVERLLRAADAENVQVAVPKPGQRVYRDGSPLNDPWWRL, from the coding sequence ATGATCCGCGGAGCACTGCGCATCGGCTTCGGCACGGCCTCGCTGCTGGCCGGCGGTTTTGTGCTGCGTGCACTGCGTGGCGCGCCGGCCGCGCTGGGCGCCTCGCCCGCCGAGATCGAACCCGTCGCGCGGCGCTCCCCGAATTACCGCGACGGCGAGTTCGTCAACATCGAGCCGGCGTCGATGATGAGCATCGACCAGGAGCAACAGCGACTGCTGGTGCGCGAGTTGGTCGGCTCCCGTGGTGCCACCAAGCCGGCCGGGCCGATTCCGGTCGTCGCCCCGTCGCCCACCGACCCGGCGTCGGCGCAATTGTCGACCTGCTGGTTCGGTCACTCCTCGGCGCTCGTCGAACTGGACGGCTACCGCGTGCTGGCCGACCCGGTGTGGAGCCGCCGCTGCTCACCGTCGCAGACCGTCGGACCCGAACGCATGCACGAGGTGCCCGTGCCGCTGGAGGCACTGGCCGCCGTCGACGCCATCGTCATCAGCCACGACCACTACGACCATCTGGACATGGAGACGATCATCGGGCTGGCGCGAACCCAGCGCGCGCCGTTCGTGGTGCCGCTCGGCATCGGCGCGCACCTGCGCAAGTGGGGGATACCGGAGAGCCGGATCGTCGAACTCGACTGGAACGAAAGCCACACCATCGGCGACCTCACCTTGGTCTGCACTCCTGCTCGGCACTTCTCCGGGCGCCTGTTCTCCCGCAACACCACGCTGTGGGCATCGTGGGTGATCATCGGGCCCCGGCATCGGGCGTTCTTCGGCGGCGACACCGGCTACACCAAGAGTTTCGGTCAGATCGGGACGGACCACGGACCGTTCGACCTGACGCTGCTGCCGGTGGGCGCCTACCACCCGGCGTGGCCGGACATCCACATGAACCCCGAGGACGCGGTGCGGGCGCACCTCGACGTCGCCGAGGCGGACAAGGGTCTGCTGGTGCCGATCCACTGGGCCACCTTCCGGCTCGCCCCGCACCCGTGGGCGGAACCGGTGGAGCGACTACTGCGAGCCGCCGATGCGGAGAACGTGCAGGTCGCGGTGCCGAAGCCGGGGCAGCGGGTGTATCGGGACGGGTCACCGCTCAACGACCCGTGGTGGCGGCTCTGA